Proteins encoded in a region of the Kwoniella botswanensis chromosome 2, complete sequence genome:
- a CDS encoding glutamate-5-semialdehyde dehydrogenase, translated as MSDPSSSGSSSSVAESIAKAARTAFEQSQLVDVSERDLALRAIREVLEAKKDEVLKANKADMEAAEELLSQGKLSKSLVSRLDLSRPGKFDAMLQGISDVASLPVPTGQVTFAKELGPGLDLHRVTCPIGVLLVIFEARPEVVVNIAALAIKSGNAAILKGGKESLRTATILSQLIAEALSKTSIPPTFIQSVSTRSEISSLLAQDRYIDLVMPRGGNELVRSIQNNTRIPVMGHADGICAVYVDQSAVEEKALRVVVESKTDYMAACNAAETLLIHSSLLSTLWPRIASELMKNNVCLRCDPSTLSAIQDIPESSKFVTASTEEDYHTEFLGPTLAVKTVDNVNDAVKHINSHSSHHTDSIITEDEKSMSIWCNGLDSANCYVNASTRFADGTRYGLGTEVGISTGKTHARGPVGLDGLVIYKYMMRSRSDKGSTIADYEKGENRYTHKDLVKSEPPF; from the exons ATGTCCGACCCATCAAGCTCAGGTTCAAGCTCCAGTGTGGCCGAATCAATTGCCAAAGCCGCTCGAACAGCTTTCGAGCAATCTCAATTGGTAGATGTGTCAGAGAGGGATCTGGCTTTGAGAGCTATCCGCGAAGTGTTGGAGgcgaagaaagatgaagtgCTGAAGGCCAACAAGGCAGATATGGAG GCAGCGGAAGAACTATTATCCCAGGGCAAATTATCTAAATCACTCGTATCTCGTTTAGACCTGTCGAGACCAGGGAAATTCGATGCGATGTTACAAGGTATATCGGACGTAGCTTCTTTACCTGTGCCAACTGGTCAAGTCACTTTTGCGAAGGAATTAGGCCCAGGATTGGATTTACATAGAGTGACTTGTCCTATCGGTGTGCTGTTGGTAATCTTCGAAGCTAGACCTGAGGTAGTGGTAAACATTGCTGCGCTCGCTATTAAATCTG GAAATGCGGCAATCTtgaaaggaggaaaggaatCACTTCGAACTGctaccatcctctctcaACTAATTGCCGAGGCTCTCTCCAAAACCTCCATCCCACCGACGTTCATCCAATCGGTCTCTACACGATCTGAGATCTCCTCGCTACTCGCTCAAGATAGGTATATCGACTTGGTGATGCCAAGAGGAGGAAACGAATTGGTCAGAAGTATTCAGAACAACACGAGAATCCCAGTAATGGGTCATGCGGATGGAATATGTGCGGTTTACGTGGACCAAAGTGCGGTAGAGGAGAAGGCTTTGAGGGTAGTGGTCGAATCGAAG ACCGATTACATGGCAGCCTGTAATGCCGCCGAAACATTGTTAATCCACTCATCACTCTTATCCACCCTCTGGCCCAGAATAGCTTCTGAACTAATGAAGAACAACGTCTGTCTACGATGTGATCCCTCGACTTTATCGGCCATTCAGGATATTCCAGAATCATCCAAATTCGTTACGGCAAGTACGGAAGAAGATTATCATACGGAGTTCCTCGGACCCACTTTGGCAGTGAAGACTGTTGACAATGTGAACGACGCGGTCAAACATATAAATTCAcattcatcccatcataCAGATTCGATCATtactgaagatgagaaatcaATGTCAATCTGGTGTAATGGTCTAGATAGTGCCAACTGCTATGTCAATGCCTCGACGAGGTTTGCCGATGGAACTAGATATGGACTAGGAACTGAAGTCGGTATTTCGACTGGTAAAACGCATGCGAGAGGGCCAGTAGGGTTGGATGGATTGGTTATTTACAAGTATATGATGAGGAGTAGGAGTGATAAGGGAAGTACGATTGCGGATTATGAGAAAGGGGAGAACAGATATACGCATAAGGATTTGGTTAAAAGTGAACCTCCCTTCTGA
- a CDS encoding glutathione synthetase, translating into MSVFNTLPDWPPSLTPEQHSHLILLSSTYALSHGFTLLPPSSNQPPTSAIAAPLSLFPTPFPRDLYALAVSLQPLYNALYARITLDWDFLDRVMGGSVSKVDTFQGELWRGWKSIRNDLIQPLQLGLFRSDYLLHDGEEHGISIKQVEFNTIAASFGALSQRAGEMHKYLSKATNGFFSISPHLSDPSNFPTNEPLKNLAAGLAEGWKAYGNKDAVILFVVQDGERNVFDQRWLEFELLESHSIPVIRHTFSELSTLAQIDPTTNILLLPSPLQPSLPAREVSVIYYRSAYTPTDYPSSAEWSTRLLLEKSKAIKCPSMALQLSGAKKIQQVLSEPGVLEDFLLGDHRPDVGFGKGAGSLTQEDVDRLRLTWIGLYPMDNSELGKKAYALATSQPEKYVLKPQREGGGNNIYRENIPGYLEQLAEEDKNRIEGEPEKKEGYILMELIEPPKGLKNLLVKGGENKSRLADIVSELGVYGVSLFGGKEVVNQTAGTLLRTKGRESDEGGVAIGISSIDSPLLVD; encoded by the exons ATGTCGGTCTTCAACACCCTTCCCGACTGGCCTCCATCGCTTACCCCCGaacaacactcacatctcatcctcctatCCTCCACCTACGCCCTATCCCACGGATTCACTCTacttccaccttcatcgaatCAACCACCTACTTCAGCCATAGCCGCTCCCCTATCGCTATTTCCCACCCCGTTTCCTAGGGATTTATACGCTCTGGCCGTATCGTTACAACCGCTATACAACGCTTTATACGCTAGAATAACGTTGGATTGGGATTTCTTAGATAGAGTAATGGGAGGTAGCGTGTCGAAAGTGGATACTTTCCAAGGTGAATTatggagaggatggaaaTCCATCAGAAATGATTTGATCCAACCTCTTCAATTGGGTTTATTCAGGTCAGATTATTTGTTGCATGATGGTGAGGAGCATGGGATAAGTATAAAACAGGTAGAATTCAACACGATAGCTGCCAGTTTTGGGGCTCTAAGTCAGAGAGCTGGAGAAATGCACAA GTACCTTTCAAAAGCTACCAACGGAtttttctccatctctccacATCTTTCCGACCCATCAAACTTTCCCACAAACGAACCTCTGAAAAACCTCGCAGCAGGTTTAGCggaaggatggaaagctTATGGAAACAAGGACGCGGTGATATTGTTCGTTGTTCAGGATGGAGAGAGGAATGtgtttgatcaaagatggttgGAGTTTGAGTTACTCGAGAG CCATAGTATCCCTGTCATCCGACATACATTCTCCGAATTATCTACTCTAGCCCAGATCGATCCCACCACCAACATCCTACTCTTGCCTTCTCCCCTGCAGCCCTCCTTGCCCGCTAGGGAAGTATCAGTGATCTACTATCGATCAGCATACACTCCTACGGATTATCCCTCTTCCGCAGAATGGTCCACCCGACTTTTGCTAGAGAAAAGCAAAGCTATAAAATGCCCTTCTATGGCATTGCAGTTATCCGGAGCAAAGAAGATCCAACAGGTCTTGAGTGAACCTGGAGTTCTTGAAGATTTCTTATTAGGCGATCATAGACCTGATGTTGGATTTGGCAAGGGAGCGGGCAGTCTGACGCAAGAAGATGTagataggttgagattgacttGGATAGGGTTGTACCCCATGGATAATTCGGAATTGGGAAAGAAAGCTTACGCACTGGCCACGAGCCAACCTGAGAAGTATGTATTGAAACCTCAAcgtgaaggtggtggaaaTAATATCTATCGAGAGAATATCCCAGGTTATTTGGAACAAttagcagaagaagataagaataGGATAGAGGGCGAACCTGAAAAAAAAGAAGGTTATATATTAATGGAATTGATTGAACCTCCCAAAGGACTCAAGAACCTCTTGGTAAAAGGTGGTGAGAATAAATCGAGATTGGCGGATATAGTCAGCGAATTAGGTGTATATGGAGTTTCATTGTTTGGTGGGAAGGAAGTGGTGAATCAGACTGCTGGGACGTTGTTGAGGACAAAGGGTAGAgagagtgatgaaggtggtgtagCGATTG GTATAAGTTCAATTGATTCTCCTTTACTTGTAGATTAG